The segment GTCAGATCGGAGCCGAGAAGATCCCGCGCCTGCTCGTGTTCAACAAAACCGATGCCCTGGACGAAGCGACGTTGGGGGCGTTCAGGAAGCGCTATTCGGAAGGCGTGTTCATTTCAGCTGCCACAGGTGACGGAATGGACGACTTGCTGGCCGTGGTATCGCATGCGGCCTCCGCAGACGAGGCGCTGTTCGAGGTCGAGATCCCGTTTTCGTGCGGGGAACTGGTCTCGTTGGCGCATGAGCGCTGCCGCGTTGTGTCCGAAAGCTACACCGAGCAGGGAACGCGGCTCTCCCTGTTCGTTCCGCCCGCACACGAGCGTTTCTTCCGTCCTTACGCTATTTAATTCAGTTTTGATTAATAGTTCAGCTTGAGTTCTGTCATATTAAACAAAACGCTATATTCTTCTGAAAACCGCGACCACTTTGCCCACGATCGTGCAGTCCCGGGTGATGATGGGCTCCATGGATGAGTTTTCGGGCTGAAGGCGAATGTGGTCGCGTTCGCGGTAGAAACGCTTCACGGTCGCGCCGTCTTCGATGAGCGCTACGACGATCTCGCCGTTGTTGGCGACCTTCTGCTCTTTGACGACGACGTAATCGCCGTCGTTGATCCCGGCTTCGATCATCGATTCCCCTCGCACCGAGAGCATGAACGACGGGGCGTCTCCGACTATTTCGGTGGGAAGCGTCATTGTGTCCGTTATGTTTTCCTCTGCGAAGATCGGTTCGCCGGCAGCCACGTTTCCCACGAGGGGGATTTCCACCGCATTGCCGAACCGGGGTGCGATGATGTTGGTCGGCTCGACGAGCTGTTCTTCGTCGGGGTGCGTGAGCGTTATCGAGCGGGATTTCAAAGGATCGCGCTCGATGTAGCCCTTCTGTTCGAGCGCTCCGAGATGGACGTGGACCGTGGAAGGGGAGGACAGGTCGAGTGCGGTGCAGATCTCGCGCACTGTGGGGCCGTAGCCCTTTTCGCGGATGCACGCTTCGATGCATTCGAGCACCGCGCGCTGCTTCTTCGTAAGCTTCTCAGGCATGTTTCCTCCAAACACGAACATTTGTTTGAAAAATCTTTGACAAGAACCTTTGTTCGATTTATTATAAACACGAACAAAGGTTCTATGCAAGCGAAAGGCATGGTATGAACGTCAAAGATTCCAAGCGCTGCCCGGTGGTGGGAACTTCAGCTCTGCAGTACCAGGGCGTTCGGTACGGGAAGATAATCTCGTTCAACGATATCAAGCGGAGCGCGGAACGGGGCTCTGAAACCATGCAGCCCGATCGTCGGCATCAGGGTTCAAGCGCCTTACCGTCGTATTCCGCGGAACCGGCGGTCGGCCGCACAGCGAAGTCGGTCGTCGACGGTCTTCTTGACACGACGGTGCTCGGCTGCAGCGATGCTGTGTGCAGCATCGCTTACGAAGATGCCCGCGGAGTGTCGTTCGGCCTGCTCACTAAGGGTCAGTCCCTGGTTTTGGGCGCTGGCCTGGTGCTGCTCGCCTCTCTCGGGATGTTTCTCGGAGCCTAAGCGCTCCGAATCCCTGCGCTCTCTATGGGCTTGGTTGTCCGCCGAACATCTCGCGCTCGTTGCATGGTACTCTAGGAGGACCGAAGCAAAGGAGCGATATGCGCTGTTCAGCATGTGGAAATCTTGAATCGAAGGTCGTGGATTCCCGTCCTTCGGACGACGGGACCTCGGTCCGCCGTCGGCGCGAGTGCCTTAAATGCGGGAATCGTTTCACAACGTACGAGCGCCTCATCGACACATCGTTCATGGTTATCAAATCCGACGGGTCGTCTGAGGCGTACGATCGCGACAAGCTGATGCGGGGCCTGCTGATCGCCTGCGCTAAGCGCCCGATCTCGCCCGAGCAGATCGAAAGCCTGGTCGATGATATCGAGTCGTCTTTGCGCTCCGAATCGAAGACCGACGTGTACTCCAAGGATCTCGGTTCGATGATCATGAGCCGCCTCGTGAAGCTCGATGACGTCGCTTACGTTCGTTTTGCCAGTGTGTACAAGCATTTCAATAGCGTCGAGGAGTTCGCCGAAGCGCTTGAGGAGTTGAACAGATAATGGGTATCGAATTGAAAATCAAAAAGCTCGACCCTTCGATCGAGCTCCCTGCGTATGCCTATCCGGGTGATGCGGGGCTGGATCTGCGATCGGCAGAGGACGCTGTTCTGAAGCCGTTCGAGCGCAAGCTTATAGGGACTGGGTTGGCGGTCGCCATTCCCGAGGGGTATGCGGGCTTCGTTCTGCCTCGAAGCGGTTTGGCCGCCAAGCACGGCATTTCCATCGTGAACGCTCCCGGGCTCGTCGACAGCGGGTATCGCGGAGAGCTGAAAGTCGCGCTGTTGAACATCGATGCCGAAAACGAGTTCAGGATCGAGCGCGGCGACCGCATCGCTCAGCTCACCATCTTGGCCACACCGGTTGTCACTTTGGCGCCTTGCGAAGAACTGCCTTCCTCCGAACGCGGTCTTGGCGGGTTCGGAAGCAGCGGGGTTTAGCTATTCGGTCCGACGCCGCATGGACTCGCTTGGTTTCAGGTGATTTCTGGTGTTAGGACTCGAATCATCAAATACAGGCCCTTAGAATCGATCTGAGGGCTTTACACGGTATTTTCCCAGTTCAAACTATAGGAAAAATATGGCTGAAAAGAAGAACGAAGACAACGAGGATCGTACGTCCGACGTCGAGGAGCGCGATGGGCGGGATCAGGGCGCACCAGAGCCTCCCAAGGGCTACGATGCGAACGGCTGGAGCGACCCCTCGAAAGATTTCGATCGGGATCCGCGGGCCAGCTTGGAAAGCCTGCTTATGAACGGATTGTCGTTCAACGCCACCGACGAGGATCGGGTCCGGATAAAGCGAGGCCGCACCTTGCTGACGATCGCGAACGTTGCCGGACCGATATCGCTGTTCATCGGCGGCGTTCTGCTCAGCAGCGTCGGCACGGTGTGCGGGATCGTCTCGTTCGTCAATTTCAAGCGCGTGGGTGATGGACATCCTGAAAAGCCGCTGGTTGGAAAGCTTCTGAAGCGTCAGGCGGCGGTTGGCATAGGGATCTCGGGAATAGCGCTCGTCATCAATCTCGTCGCAGCGATCATGATTTTTCCCATGATCATGGACGCAGTCGAAAGCGGCGACCTTTCCGCGGTGTTCAACTCTCAGGACCAGGCGCTTAATCTGCCGGCCGATCGCGGTACGGGAACCGGCACGGACGGCAACTCCACCTGGGGTTAAGAGCACGCCTGTCTCTAAGCTACCTATAAGATTGATAATATATGTTATGTAAACTTAGGAGGAAGGAAAAGACGAGCCCGACCCACGCTCATCGGATCGGACCCGCTTCCCCTCTC is part of the Berryella intestinalis genome and harbors:
- the lexA gene encoding transcriptional repressor LexA, encoding MPEKLTKKQRAVLECIEACIREKGYGPTVREICTALDLSSPSTVHVHLGALEQKGYIERDPLKSRSITLTHPDEEQLVEPTNIIAPRFGNAVEIPLVGNVAAGEPIFAEENITDTMTLPTEIVGDAPSFMLSVRGESMIEAGINDGDYVVVKEQKVANNGEIVVALIEDGATVKRFYRERDHIRLQPENSSMEPIITRDCTIVGKVVAVFRRI
- the nrdR gene encoding transcriptional regulator NrdR, yielding MRCSACGNLESKVVDSRPSDDGTSVRRRRECLKCGNRFTTYERLIDTSFMVIKSDGSSEAYDRDKLMRGLLIACAKRPISPEQIESLVDDIESSLRSESKTDVYSKDLGSMIMSRLVKLDDVAYVRFASVYKHFNSVEEFAEALEELNR
- the dut gene encoding dUTP diphosphatase, coding for MGIELKIKKLDPSIELPAYAYPGDAGLDLRSAEDAVLKPFERKLIGTGLAVAIPEGYAGFVLPRSGLAAKHGISIVNAPGLVDSGYRGELKVALLNIDAENEFRIERGDRIAQLTILATPVVTLAPCEELPSSERGLGGFGSSGV